A genomic region of Christiangramia sp. OXR-203 contains the following coding sequences:
- a CDS encoding bestrophin family protein: MLLNKRISIFDFLKTIKFDLIFIGSYSILVGYMDQYGFLSKISIPIAITGVFGTAVALLLGFRTNQAYERWWEARIIWGAIVNDSRTLVRQCVSFFARGQGGYQKMVKEMTDRQVIWCYALGESLRKLPFSTRVKVYSESYGIKAFNIPNALLSQHSETLLKAKEIGMVNDFQQVQIDSTIARLCDSMGKCERIKNTVFPKAHSLLIHLIIYVFATMLPFGLDDKNIAVEIAITFIIPVIFIAIEKTSILMQDPFENDPLDTPMTDLAETIEINIKQMIGETDVPVKKEPTDYYIL, encoded by the coding sequence ATGCTCTTAAATAAGCGGATATCAATTTTTGACTTCTTGAAAACCATAAAATTTGACCTGATATTTATCGGTAGTTATTCAATTCTGGTTGGCTATATGGACCAATATGGTTTTTTGTCAAAAATCTCTATTCCAATTGCAATAACCGGCGTTTTTGGTACTGCGGTGGCTCTACTTTTGGGTTTTCGAACCAATCAAGCCTATGAACGGTGGTGGGAAGCCCGTATTATTTGGGGGGCTATTGTCAATGATTCCAGAACACTGGTCAGGCAGTGTGTGTCTTTTTTTGCAAGGGGTCAAGGAGGCTATCAAAAGATGGTGAAAGAGATGACCGATCGTCAGGTAATCTGGTGCTATGCCCTAGGGGAATCGTTGAGGAAACTACCCTTTTCCACTCGGGTTAAGGTATACTCAGAATCCTATGGGATTAAAGCATTTAATATTCCTAATGCTTTATTGTCACAACACTCTGAAACTTTGTTAAAGGCAAAAGAAATTGGTATGGTCAATGATTTTCAGCAGGTACAGATAGACAGTACTATAGCCAGGTTATGTGATTCAATGGGCAAATGCGAACGTATAAAAAATACTGTCTTCCCCAAAGCACACAGCTTATTGATTCATTTGATCATCTACGTTTTTGCTACAATGTTGCCTTTTGGATTGGACGATAAAAATATAGCAGTTGAAATCGCTATAACATTTATTATACCAGTCATTTTCATTGCCATTGAAAAAACATCCATACTCATGCAGGATCCCTTTGAAAACGACCCTTTGGATACACCCATGACTGATTTGGCCGAAACGATAGAAATAAACATTAAACAAATGATAGGTGAAACAGATGTTCCTGTAAAGAAAGAGCCAACAGATTATTATATTTTATAA
- a CDS encoding zinc-ribbon domain-containing protein — protein MSCQEPIPMDAKFCSKCSNEV, from the coding sequence ATAAGTTGTCAAGAACCAATACCTATGGATGCAAAATTTTGTTCTAAATGTAGCAATGAAGTATAG
- a CDS encoding helix-turn-helix domain-containing protein translates to MKKRKVFVFIFIGLALGLFIIQPLAISLHMYDMQGDNGEWWKYLLASYQQEFRVWDLDQAIIKLLFGLLGIALSLMFMVRQRIFQLTGRRDKLEEIRELIAAGENQQVEFKSTLRWDLRQFKPNKALEDVIAKTIAGFMNTQGGHLIIGIDDEGSILGLEQDYGTLKKPGKDGFEQYIMQLVSLKLGTHFCTLVKVSFHQFEEKDICYVRVHKSQKPVYLNLGDRSHFFIRTGNGTRELDMPEALEYMETYLN, encoded by the coding sequence ATGAAAAAACGGAAAGTATTTGTTTTTATATTCATTGGATTAGCCCTTGGCTTATTTATAATACAGCCCCTGGCTATTTCACTCCACATGTATGACATGCAGGGAGATAATGGCGAATGGTGGAAATACCTGCTTGCTTCATATCAGCAGGAATTTAGAGTATGGGATTTGGATCAAGCCATAATCAAATTGCTATTTGGACTGCTGGGCATTGCCTTGTCGCTTATGTTTATGGTCAGGCAAAGAATATTTCAATTGACCGGAAGAAGAGATAAGCTGGAGGAGATCAGAGAGCTGATTGCGGCAGGAGAAAACCAGCAAGTAGAATTTAAATCTACCTTGAGATGGGATTTGAGGCAGTTTAAACCGAATAAGGCTTTGGAAGACGTAATAGCAAAAACAATTGCCGGGTTTATGAACACCCAAGGAGGGCATTTAATTATCGGAATTGATGATGAAGGTAGTATTCTGGGGCTGGAACAGGATTATGGTACTTTAAAAAAACCTGGCAAGGACGGGTTTGAGCAATATATAATGCAATTGGTGTCCCTCAAGTTGGGTACCCATTTTTGCACTTTGGTTAAAGTGTCTTTTCACCAATTTGAAGAAAAGGATATCTGTTATGTAAGGGTTCACAAATCACAAAAACCTGTGTATTTGAATTTGGGCGATCGTTCGCATTTCTTTATCAGAACCGGGAACGGAACCCGCGAGTTGGATATGCCCGAGGCGTTGGAATATATGGAAACATACTTAAACTAA
- a CDS encoding SHOCT domain-containing protein, producing MEALRDRYARDEISDEEFEQKKKVLQDKKK from the coding sequence ATGGAAGCCCTGAGAGATCGATACGCCCGGGACGAGATAAGCGATGAGGAATTTGAACAAAAGAAGAAAGTCCTTCAGGATAAGAAGAAGTAG
- a CDS encoding STAS/SEC14 domain-containing protein, with protein MELKLPNEERVKKVALVGNTKWKEQFTEVLIPFTKAHIKFFSPEEKDLAKEWMEKGNH; from the coding sequence ATTGAACTGAAACTTCCGAACGAAGAACGCGTTAAAAAGGTTGCATTGGTGGGAAATACAAAATGGAAGGAACAGTTTACGGAAGTTTTGATACCCTTTACAAAGGCACATATTAAATTCTTTAGCCCTGAAGAAAAAGATTTGGCCAAGGAATGGATGGAGAAAGGAAATCATTAA
- a CDS encoding SHOCT domain-containing protein, with product MDGERKSLKKLNRKIMMDNWNFGGMHWIWWGLWIILIFWIFLIPYPTPGQKRKKDGAMEILRERFARGEISEEEYKHRVNILQNKNEPKDQKKIRQEK from the coding sequence ATGGATGGAGAAAGGAAATCATTAAAAAAGTTAAATAGAAAGATTATGATGGACAACTGGAATTTTGGGGGAATGCACTGGATATGGTGGGGACTTTGGATAATTCTTATCTTTTGGATATTTTTAATTCCTTACCCCACCCCTGGACAAAAACGGAAAAAAGACGGAGCAATGGAAATTCTAAGGGAGCGTTTTGCACGGGGCGAAATAAGCGAGGAAGAATATAAACACCGGGTAAATATTCTTCAAAATAAAAATGAACCAAAGGACCAGAAAAAAATTAGGCAGGAAAAATAA
- a CDS encoding STAS/SEC14 domain-containing protein has product MMKIYKKESKVYMVAQNRLDATDYDNLISQLKNHIQSNHKVYWYIEMENFEGWTASAYWEGIELKLPNEERVKKVALVGNTKWQEQFTEVLIPFTRAHIKCFSPEEKDLAKEWMEKGNH; this is encoded by the coding sequence ATGATGAAAATTTATAAGAAAGAAAGCAAGGTATATATGGTAGCTCAAAATAGATTGGATGCTACCGATTATGACAATTTGATATCTCAATTAAAAAACCATATACAGTCAAACCATAAAGTGTACTGGTATATTGAAATGGAAAATTTTGAGGGGTGGACCGCAAGTGCGTATTGGGAGGGCATTGAACTGAAACTTCCGAATGAAGAACGCGTTAAAAAGGTTGCATTGGTGGGAAATACAAAATGGCAAGAGCAATTTACGGAAGTTTTGATACCCTTTACAAGGGCACATATTAAATGCTTTAGCCCTGAAGAAAAAGATTTGGCCAAGGAATGGATGGAGAAAGGAAATCATTAA
- a CDS encoding Fur family transcriptional regulator codes for MEKIVKKLESKGIRPTAMRLMTYRRLAQLNVAVSLGDLGKDFESSERSTLFRTMKTFEEKGIVHQIEDGTGIIKYALCEDNCECEVGNDLHLHFHCNSCGETVCLTEHKIPQINLPEGYVAEDINLVAKGVCEKCSNDLD; via the coding sequence ATGGAAAAAATAGTAAAAAAGTTGGAAAGCAAAGGCATCCGCCCTACGGCAATGCGCTTGATGACCTATAGACGGCTGGCACAACTGAATGTGGCCGTTAGCTTAGGCGACCTTGGAAAGGATTTCGAAAGCTCGGAAAGGAGTACGCTTTTCCGTACTATGAAGACATTTGAAGAAAAAGGAATCGTGCATCAAATTGAGGATGGCACCGGCATCATTAAATATGCCCTGTGCGAAGACAATTGTGAATGTGAGGTGGGAAACGACCTTCACTTACATTTTCATTGCAATAGTTGCGGGGAAACCGTGTGCCTTACAGAGCACAAAATCCCTCAGATAAACCTGCCCGAAGGCTATGTGGCAGAGGATATCAATCTGGTGGCCAAGGGAGTCTGTGAGAAATGTAGCAATGACTTGGATTAA
- a CDS encoding P-II family nitrogen regulator, producing the protein MKEIKAFIKPKRVQKVIESLSESGFKSMTLSQGEGTGAFKAKGASPSLDFRVTDSPVVKLELVCQNEEAQSAIDIILENAKTTEPGDGIIYLSDIEDAFQIKTGESIKRYDP; encoded by the coding sequence ATGAAAGAAATAAAAGCATTTATAAAACCGAAACGAGTTCAAAAAGTGATAGAATCCCTTAGTGAAAGTGGATTCAAAAGTATGACGCTTTCCCAGGGGGAAGGTACCGGGGCTTTTAAAGCAAAAGGCGCATCACCTTCTTTAGATTTCCGTGTAACAGACAGTCCGGTTGTAAAGTTAGAACTGGTATGTCAAAACGAAGAAGCACAATCAGCAATAGATATTATCCTTGAGAATGCAAAAACAACTGAACCCGGTGACGGAATAATTTATCTTTCCGATATTGAAGATGCCTTCCAGATAAAAACCGGGGAATCCATAAAGCGTTACGACCCCTAA
- a CDS encoding efflux RND transporter periplasmic adaptor subunit — MNTRSINILMLALTLSIFFGCKENPAAGEDASSETATTNTEEGENHGEEGDEEEGGMRSVHLSEMKFNSLGIKVDTLPKKALSGIVEANGQLEVPPQYEATVTAILGGNITSIKVIEGDKVNKGQVLAYLSHPNLTRMQSDYINAYSRMQFLEKEFERQKRLYEAEVGSGKSFQQTQSDYQSVQGEVRGYESQLRQLNLNASQVRDGELYEYIPVVSPIGGYIEKVLVQVGQYVDPQTSMFMVVDNEHVHADLMVFEKDIYKVKEGQKIAFTLESVPGSNLTGEIYSVGKQFEQNPKAVHVHAEIDNKEDFLIPGMYINGKIRTGEEAVPALPEEAIIEEEGNPYIFTAQKHQEDGETEWELKPVQVRTGINEDGWVEIKLLEPLPEGTLVAYNNAYYLVSEMQKSQTSHGH, encoded by the coding sequence ATGAATACAAGATCAATAAATATTCTAATGCTTGCCTTAACGCTCAGCATATTCTTTGGATGTAAAGAAAATCCTGCGGCAGGGGAAGATGCTTCCAGTGAAACTGCAACTACTAATACCGAAGAAGGTGAAAATCACGGTGAGGAAGGAGATGAAGAAGAAGGAGGGATGCGTTCGGTACATCTTTCAGAAATGAAATTCAATAGTCTGGGGATTAAAGTAGATACCTTGCCTAAAAAAGCTTTGTCCGGTATTGTGGAAGCCAATGGCCAGTTAGAAGTGCCGCCACAATATGAAGCTACCGTTACGGCAATTTTAGGCGGTAATATAACTTCTATAAAGGTTATTGAGGGGGATAAGGTAAATAAAGGTCAGGTGTTGGCTTATCTTTCTCACCCAAATTTAACCAGAATGCAGTCTGATTATATTAATGCATATAGTAGGATGCAATTTTTGGAAAAGGAATTTGAAAGACAGAAACGTTTATATGAAGCAGAGGTAGGATCTGGAAAATCTTTTCAACAAACCCAATCAGATTACCAGTCTGTACAAGGTGAAGTGCGGGGGTATGAATCACAGTTACGGCAGTTAAACCTAAATGCTTCCCAGGTTAGAGACGGTGAATTATATGAATATATTCCGGTAGTAAGCCCAATTGGAGGTTATATTGAAAAAGTACTGGTACAGGTAGGACAATATGTAGACCCTCAGACCAGTATGTTTATGGTAGTTGATAATGAACATGTGCATGCCGATCTAATGGTTTTTGAAAAAGATATTTATAAGGTGAAAGAAGGCCAAAAGATTGCGTTTACACTGGAATCGGTTCCAGGCAGTAATTTAACCGGGGAAATTTATTCAGTGGGGAAACAATTTGAACAAAACCCCAAAGCGGTACATGTGCATGCAGAAATCGATAATAAAGAAGATTTTCTAATTCCGGGGATGTATATAAACGGAAAAATCAGGACCGGTGAAGAAGCTGTTCCTGCCTTACCGGAAGAAGCAATAATTGAAGAAGAAGGAAATCCCTACATCTTTACGGCCCAAAAACACCAGGAAGATGGTGAAACCGAATGGGAATTGAAACCAGTGCAGGTTAGAACGGGAATAAATGAAGATGGTTGGGTTGAAATTAAACTGCTGGAGCCTCTGCCTGAAGGTACGTTGGTTGCCTATAATAATGCCTATTATCTGGTTTCTGAAATGCAGAAAAGCCAGACTTCCCATGGTCATTAA
- a CDS encoding CusA/CzcA family heavy metal efflux RND transporter, with protein sequence MINKIIAFSINNKFIIGLLTLALIGMGIWSMSTVNLGSVPDITNNQVQVITQSPNLATEDIEQFVTYPVELSMGNLPGVTEIRSVSRFGLSVVTIVFEDDMGIYKPRQLVQEKLNEVRDQIPEKFGSPAMGPITTGLGEIYQYTIKPQKEYDTVYSPTELRTIQDWIVKRQMTLVEGVVEVNSFGGSIKQYEIAINPEKLNALNVSISQVFDALQKNNVNTGGAYIEKNNMANFIRGEGLIRSLDDIKSIVIKNENGVPVTIGDAAEEVQFGSQVRYGAFTQDGREAVGGMVLMLKGANPNKVIANVQDRMETVEQSLPEGLSIEPFLDRSVLIERTTSTVTQNLLEGALIVIFALVILLGSLRGGLITATTIPLSLLFAFILMKQFNVWANLMSLGAIDFGIIIDGAVIIIEGTVYEIQKRMRSGKIKFNKAKMDEVAYDAGSTMMGSAFFGQIIILIVFAPILFLTGVEGKMFRPMAFTFGFAMIGAIFLCLTYVPMMSALFMKPIQNKKNWFGKFERWLEKVSDKIIGGIQKGYMPLLKGALRLKFIVLGSAVVLLIVAGFIFSRMGGEFVPQLDEGDIAMQALIRPGSGLSEAIDVSTKIEDILLENFPEVETAVARIGVADIPTDPMPMDIADMFIVLEKDMDNWTSASSKEELIEKIKEKLNEELTGVNLVFSQPVELRFNELLTGVREDVAVKLYGEDLDLLAEKADKMAEIIQTIPGVGDVNPERTSGLPQMTVRFNRKKIAQYGLDIEKINDYISAAFAGGTAGVIFEGEKRFDMVIRFDEAHRQSIDDLRTLYIDLPDGTQVPIKEVADISYVPGPMQISRDNTFRRTYVGVNARGRDVESVVNDIQQKLDEELDLPPGYYITYGGEFENLQRAKGRLQIVVPIALFLIFVLLYFALQSFSQSIMIYIAIPLAAIGGIFALWLRDMPFSISAGVGFIVLFGVAVLNGLVLINRFNSLKEEGVTSIKDRIFTGTKERIRPIMLTATTDIFGFLPMAFSSSAGAEVQRPLATVVIGGMLTATLLTLVVLPVLYTFVEKRREKKEQNKLGSSNSRSLATILIIGLMLGGTFSVNAQSDEMSSENPIQDSLQTISLEEAKEMAIQNFPQLKAAQLEIESEEVLRKTAYDFGNTQIFTGKEEVGNGSDGIYTQIGVQQQGIDVFGIAPRLKLQKERVALAENALELSTIEIEREVSRAWTSVYTTKKAYQVYRKMDSIFEDIERAARIRYETEATSKLEYLATSNQANEVKIQLEQSYRNYLKSIQRLNLWFVSDTIYDVPDLPVETLDKPLNFLVESLENHPLLQVSEQRIDVAKAVTRERKSEFLPKFQGQYGRQEIAGQSGFFQYQIGIQIPLFFGPELGRTQEAKVNRKIAEQNFYQDKLELETAYKNMREEFIKWRNSWNYYKDEALPLAKEQQDGSVLAFKEGAIDYVTFLQNIRDAIRIEVNAWSAFNDYLDSRYQLEYYLKNSN encoded by the coding sequence ATGATTAATAAGATAATCGCATTTTCCATTAATAATAAATTTATTATTGGGCTACTTACCTTAGCGCTTATAGGAATGGGTATTTGGTCCATGTCCACCGTAAACCTGGGATCGGTACCAGATATTACTAACAATCAGGTTCAGGTGATCACCCAGTCACCAAATCTTGCCACTGAAGATATTGAACAGTTTGTAACCTATCCCGTTGAACTTTCGATGGGTAATTTACCTGGGGTTACGGAAATACGATCTGTTTCCCGATTTGGCCTTTCCGTGGTTACAATTGTTTTTGAGGACGATATGGGCATTTACAAACCCCGTCAACTGGTTCAGGAAAAACTAAACGAAGTCAGGGACCAAATACCTGAAAAATTTGGAAGTCCCGCTATGGGACCCATTACTACAGGCTTGGGTGAGATTTATCAATATACGATAAAGCCACAAAAAGAGTATGACACTGTTTATTCCCCTACGGAATTGCGTACCATCCAGGATTGGATCGTAAAGCGTCAAATGACCCTCGTCGAAGGTGTAGTAGAGGTAAATTCATTTGGGGGCTCTATAAAACAATATGAAATTGCCATTAATCCCGAAAAACTGAATGCGTTAAACGTTTCTATTTCCCAAGTCTTCGATGCCCTGCAAAAAAATAATGTTAATACAGGCGGTGCATATATAGAAAAAAATAATATGGCCAATTTTATCCGTGGTGAGGGTTTAATCAGGTCACTAGATGATATAAAATCTATTGTTATCAAGAATGAAAATGGAGTGCCTGTAACAATTGGAGATGCAGCTGAAGAGGTCCAGTTTGGTAGCCAGGTACGCTATGGTGCTTTTACCCAGGATGGCCGTGAAGCTGTTGGCGGTATGGTGCTCATGTTGAAAGGTGCAAATCCTAATAAAGTAATTGCAAATGTTCAGGATCGTATGGAGACGGTAGAACAATCTTTGCCTGAAGGTTTATCAATAGAACCCTTCCTTGACAGAAGTGTTTTAATTGAAAGAACTACGAGTACCGTGACCCAGAATCTTCTGGAAGGTGCTTTAATCGTGATTTTTGCCCTGGTGATACTATTAGGTAGCTTAAGAGGTGGACTTATAACCGCTACGACCATTCCTTTATCACTTCTTTTTGCTTTTATATTAATGAAGCAATTTAATGTCTGGGCCAATCTAATGAGTTTGGGAGCTATTGACTTTGGAATTATTATAGACGGTGCTGTGATCATCATTGAGGGTACGGTATATGAAATACAAAAACGGATGCGTTCCGGCAAAATAAAATTTAATAAGGCTAAAATGGATGAAGTAGCCTATGATGCCGGAAGTACGATGATGGGTTCGGCCTTTTTTGGACAAATTATCATTCTTATCGTATTTGCGCCCATTCTTTTTCTTACGGGGGTAGAAGGGAAAATGTTTCGGCCAATGGCATTTACTTTTGGTTTTGCTATGATAGGTGCTATTTTCTTATGCCTTACCTATGTCCCTATGATGTCTGCTTTATTTATGAAACCAATTCAGAATAAAAAGAACTGGTTTGGAAAGTTTGAACGCTGGCTGGAAAAAGTTAGTGATAAAATTATTGGAGGGATTCAAAAAGGATACATGCCTTTATTAAAAGGAGCTTTAAGATTGAAGTTTATAGTATTGGGGTCTGCGGTTGTCTTACTTATAGTAGCCGGTTTTATCTTTTCCAGAATGGGAGGGGAATTTGTCCCTCAACTTGATGAAGGGGATATCGCCATGCAGGCTTTAATAAGACCTGGAAGTGGTTTGAGTGAAGCAATTGATGTTTCCACAAAAATAGAAGATATCCTTCTTGAGAATTTCCCGGAAGTAGAAACCGCCGTAGCGAGGATTGGGGTTGCCGATATCCCTACTGATCCAATGCCTATGGATATTGCCGATATGTTTATTGTATTAGAGAAGGATATGGATAATTGGACTTCGGCAAGTTCTAAAGAGGAATTGATAGAAAAGATCAAAGAGAAACTTAATGAAGAACTTACGGGAGTCAACCTGGTTTTTAGCCAGCCTGTAGAGCTTCGTTTTAATGAACTGCTTACCGGGGTCAGGGAAGATGTTGCGGTAAAATTATATGGTGAAGATTTAGACCTTCTTGCTGAAAAAGCTGATAAAATGGCTGAAATAATACAGACTATACCGGGCGTAGGAGATGTGAACCCTGAACGAACATCTGGTCTTCCACAAATGACGGTGCGGTTTAATCGTAAAAAAATTGCGCAATATGGATTGGACATTGAAAAGATTAACGATTATATAAGTGCAGCTTTTGCCGGAGGAACGGCCGGAGTGATCTTTGAAGGGGAAAAGCGGTTTGATATGGTTATACGTTTTGATGAGGCGCACCGCCAAAGCATTGATGATTTACGTACCCTCTATATAGATCTGCCGGATGGAACCCAGGTTCCGATTAAGGAAGTAGCTGATATTAGTTATGTACCGGGTCCTATGCAAATTTCCAGGGATAACACCTTTAGAAGAACCTATGTGGGAGTTAATGCCCGCGGGAGGGATGTGGAATCTGTGGTAAATGACATCCAGCAAAAATTGGATGAAGAGTTAGATTTACCTCCAGGATATTACATTACTTATGGTGGGGAGTTTGAAAACCTTCAAAGAGCAAAAGGGCGTTTACAAATAGTAGTGCCCATCGCTCTATTTCTGATATTCGTGCTTCTGTACTTTGCACTCCAATCTTTTTCCCAATCAATTATGATCTATATAGCCATTCCACTGGCGGCTATTGGAGGAATATTTGCTCTTTGGTTAAGAGATATGCCGTTTAGTATTTCAGCTGGTGTAGGCTTCATTGTATTGTTTGGGGTTGCCGTTTTAAACGGGCTGGTGCTTATTAACAGGTTTAATTCCTTAAAAGAAGAAGGGGTAACCAGTATAAAAGATAGAATTTTTACAGGAACCAAAGAACGAATACGACCTATTATGTTAACAGCAACAACAGATATTTTTGGATTTCTGCCGATGGCTTTTTCATCGTCAGCAGGAGCTGAAGTACAACGACCCCTTGCTACGGTTGTTATTGGAGGCATGCTTACAGCTACCTTACTTACTCTGGTTGTTCTTCCTGTCCTTTATACATTTGTAGAGAAGAGACGAGAGAAAAAGGAACAGAACAAGCTTGGTTCTTCCAATTCACGATCTTTAGCCACAATTTTGATAATTGGATTGATGTTAGGCGGAACCTTTTCCGTAAATGCACAATCTGATGAAATGTCATCGGAAAATCCAATACAGGATTCTTTACAAACTATTAGTTTGGAAGAGGCTAAAGAAATGGCAATCCAAAACTTTCCACAATTAAAAGCTGCCCAACTTGAAATTGAAAGTGAGGAAGTATTGCGTAAAACCGCTTATGATTTTGGGAATACCCAAATCTTTACAGGAAAAGAAGAGGTAGGAAATGGTTCTGATGGGATCTATACCCAAATTGGTGTTCAACAACAAGGCATAGATGTTTTTGGAATAGCTCCCCGTTTGAAATTACAGAAAGAAAGGGTGGCACTTGCTGAAAATGCCTTAGAGCTATCTACTATTGAAATTGAACGTGAAGTAAGCAGGGCCTGGACATCTGTTTATACAACTAAAAAGGCGTATCAGGTATATAGAAAAATGGATTCAATTTTTGAAGATATTGAAAGGGCTGCAAGAATCCGGTATGAGACAGAAGCTACCTCTAAACTGGAATATCTTGCTACCTCCAACCAGGCGAACGAGGTTAAAATACAGCTGGAACAGTCATACCGAAATTACCTGAAATCAATACAGCGTTTAAACCTATGGTTTGTTAGTGATACGATTTATGATGTACCAGATTTGCCTGTTGAAACTTTAGACAAACCTTTAAACTTTCTGGTAGAGTCGCTTGAAAATCATCCGTTGCTACAGGTTTCGGAACAAAGGATAGATGTTGCCAAAGCGGTTACCAGAGAACGAAAATCTGAATTTTTGCCCAAATTTCAGGGTCAGTACGGTAGGCAGGAAATAGCCGGGCAATCGGGTTTCTTCCAATATCAAATAGGAATTCAAATTCCGTTATTCTTTGGGCCTGAATTAGGCCGTACTCAGGAAGCAAAAGTGAATCGAAAGATTGCAGAGCAAAATTTTTACCAGGATAAACTCGAATTGGAAACCGCCTATAAAAATATGCGGGAAGAATTCATCAAATGGAGAAATTCATGGAATTATTATAAGGATGAAGCGCTTCCCTTGGCTAAAGAGCAACAAGATGGATCAGTGCTGGCCTTTAAGGAAGGCGCTATCGATTATGTGACATTTCTCCAAAATATAAGAGATGCCATTAGAATCGAGGTAAATGCCTGGAGTGCTTTTAACGATTATCTCGACAGCCGTTACCAACTGGAATATTACCTTAAGAATTCAAATTAA
- a CDS encoding DUF6660 family protein: MKIIAVILSLYIFGLNLLACNDSDTSQVIADSEVTVVAAQNLDIDHSHDKVVDLCPPFCSCHCCHVHTVDFGSSNFKALIKEIPSKAFVYFDSSVEEPILSFLDPPKV; this comes from the coding sequence GTGAAAATTATCGCTGTCATATTATCTCTGTATATATTCGGGCTTAACTTATTAGCCTGTAATGATAGTGATACTTCACAAGTGATTGCTGATTCAGAAGTTACAGTGGTTGCTGCTCAGAATTTAGATATCGACCATTCTCATGATAAAGTAGTAGATTTATGCCCTCCTTTTTGTAGTTGTCATTGCTGCCATGTGCATACGGTAGATTTCGGTTCTTCAAATTTCAAGGCTTTGATTAAGGAAATTCCATCAAAAGCCTTTGTCTATTTTGACAGCTCAGTGGAAGAACCTATTCTTTCCTTTTTAGATCCCCCAAAAGTTTAA